The Chryseolinea soli genome contains a region encoding:
- a CDS encoding type II secretion system protein GspD has product MINIKKIFPIFLMLFLITLSGRAQDGFPARLNFIKQQLSLLSDSLSPGLRESASLSVSNLPIQSFLRSIAEAHGLNVQIDPALNLMLSNNFTNVEVKDLLYFICEEYRLDIRFTNTILSFSKYQEPVKVELPPPAKKLDIVYDPGTGNVSFDLSNDSLRAFVKQITRITNRNVIATGNDLENKLVRGYIRDLPLENALDKLAYINGFTFSKTKDGVFLFEGAPVLSSNNVSNGLPAMKRVVQGDITVRDSLIDLDVTNVPILDIIHQVSPQLGKNYILFSEITGTTTVKVKKVRYDELLSFLFQGTNFTYKKKGNVYLLGQRNLEGFRTSEIVKLNFRPIDGIDKELPTELTKDMEIKVFRELNSLIISGNKQRIDELTSFIKLIDQPIPNILIEVIVADVRKGYSLTTGINAVLSDSVPKTAGTVFPGLDMTLSSKSINNALSSLDSKGIVNLGKVTPNFYVTLKALETNNNIQLRSTPKLATVNGSKASLVIGKSVYYVEQTQNITGGVTPITTTAQRFNKVEANLSINISPVVSGNEHITLEISAEFSDFIPSTIQNAPPGNETRKFESKIRVRNEEMIILGGLEELTKSETGSGTPLLSRIPVLKWLFSSKTKAKTDNRLIVFIKPTLVY; this is encoded by the coding sequence ATGATCAATATTAAAAAAATATTTCCCATCTTCTTGATGCTTTTCCTGATAACACTTTCGGGGAGGGCGCAAGATGGTTTTCCAGCGCGGCTGAATTTCATTAAGCAGCAACTGAGTCTGCTGTCTGATTCTTTGTCGCCTGGCCTCCGGGAGAGTGCAAGTCTTTCGGTGTCTAATCTGCCGATCCAGTCGTTTTTAAGATCGATTGCGGAAGCGCATGGCTTGAACGTCCAAATTGATCCCGCGCTGAACCTGATGCTCTCCAATAACTTCACGAATGTGGAAGTGAAGGACCTGCTGTATTTTATTTGCGAGGAATACCGACTGGACATTCGTTTCACCAATACCATTTTGTCTTTTTCAAAGTACCAGGAGCCTGTCAAGGTTGAATTGCCGCCGCCAGCCAAAAAGCTGGACATTGTGTATGATCCGGGCACCGGAAACGTTTCATTCGATCTTTCCAACGACAGTTTAAGGGCCTTTGTCAAGCAGATCACGAGGATTACGAATCGGAACGTGATCGCTACGGGAAATGACTTGGAAAATAAACTGGTTCGTGGGTATATCAGGGACCTGCCGCTTGAAAACGCTTTGGATAAATTGGCGTATATCAACGGCTTTACCTTTAGCAAAACGAAGGATGGTGTGTTTCTTTTTGAAGGCGCCCCGGTCTTAAGTTCGAACAACGTTTCAAACGGACTTCCCGCCATGAAGCGTGTCGTGCAGGGAGACATTACCGTTAGAGATTCGCTCATCGATCTGGATGTAACCAACGTTCCTATTTTGGACATCATTCATCAGGTTTCGCCACAACTCGGTAAAAACTATATTCTTTTTTCCGAGATCACAGGAACCACCACCGTGAAAGTGAAAAAAGTGCGCTATGATGAGCTGCTATCGTTTCTTTTTCAGGGCACAAATTTCACCTATAAGAAAAAAGGAAACGTCTATCTTTTAGGGCAAAGAAATTTGGAAGGTTTTAGGACCTCAGAAATCGTGAAGTTGAATTTTCGTCCGATCGACGGCATCGATAAAGAGCTTCCCACTGAACTGACCAAGGACATGGAGATCAAAGTTTTTAGGGAATTGAATTCTTTGATCATTTCGGGAAACAAGCAGCGCATAGACGAACTCACGTCGTTCATCAAACTCATTGACCAACCGATCCCCAATATTCTGATTGAAGTGATCGTGGCGGATGTCCGCAAGGGCTATTCGTTGACAACCGGGATCAATGCCGTGCTCAGTGATTCCGTTCCCAAGACCGCCGGAACTGTCTTCCCGGGATTGGATATGACGCTGAGCTCCAAATCGATCAACAATGCATTAAGCTCGCTTGATTCGAAGGGCATTGTGAATCTTGGCAAGGTTACTCCCAATTTTTATGTCACGCTGAAAGCGCTCGAAACAAACAACAACATCCAGTTGCGCTCAACACCAAAGCTGGCAACGGTAAATGGCAGCAAAGCAAGTCTGGTGATCGGAAAATCGGTTTACTACGTGGAGCAAACCCAGAATATTACAGGCGGCGTGACCCCCATTACGACCACCGCCCAGCGTTTCAATAAGGTCGAGGCCAATCTCTCGATTAACATTAGCCCGGTGGTCTCCGGCAACGAGCACATTACCTTGGAAATTTCAGCGGAATTTTCCGATTTCATCCCGTCGACCATCCAAAATGCGCCGCCAGGTAATGAGACCCGGAAATTCGAATCCAAGATTCGTGTTCGAAATGAAGAGATGATCATTTTGGGTGGACTTGAGGAACTAACCAAATCAGAAACAGGATCGGGCACGCCCTTGCTCTCGCGTATCCCGGTATTGAAATGGTTGTTCAGTTCAAAAACCAAAGCAAAGACCGACAACCGGTTGATCGTGTTTATTAAACCAACCCTGGTCTATTAA